GTCCTCATCTAGCGAAATGCTTCCACCGTCGCTAAATTCTCCATCCTCATCGATCGGATCACGACGAATGCGTCCGGCACGTGGTCGATCATCGTCCGATGCATCCTCTTGGTTGCTATCCTCGGCTTCGTCGTCCACATCGTCCCAATCGTCCAGCCCGTCCATATCGTCCTCCTCGTCATCCTCTTCACCGCGACGACCCTTTTTAGCCTTCCGTTCCTTTGTCATCTCCTGTTCGAGCTCCTGCATAAAGTCCACATCTGTTTCACCGTCAACGTCCGCATCATGACTTGCACCCGGCACACCCAGTGTGTCCAGATAGGCATCGAACTCATCATCGTTAAGCGAATCAACGTCCGAATCGATATCATCTTCCGCTGTTTTGCCCTTCGCCTGGTTACGCTCCTTAGCCCGCTGGATTCGGAATCGCTTCTGTTCCAGGAACCTAAAAGGCAAGCGTAAACAGAAAATTGGTTTATTGAAAGGGGTTTTATGTAAATCAACTGTAAATATAACTTCACACACTCACTTGAAAATGTATTCATCATCTTCCGCACATTGATCCTTGGTGAGTGAATTCACGGGCAGGGCACGGAATCCAGTCGGTGCGTAATCGCTCTTCCGCTGAGCGACACCGAGTATTCGTGGACGCAATCGTTCCTCACCGTTTTCATCCTTCTCTGTTCGAGGTTTTTTCGGATTCTTGAACGCAAACCGATCGAGGAAACGACCCAGTGAGAAGTCCACCAATGGATCACCGTAGTACGTCAAGGCAGAATCTGCAGGAGAGCAAACGTAAATATCAGTAAGGGTTGCATAGCAACGGTTTGGGTTTGTTATTGCGCCTACTTACTAGTGAGGATAGATTGTGCAAACTTTTGCACCGTTGGATGGAAGTAGGAAAGATAACGTACAAGTTCATACTTCAGTGTGTACTGCGCTCCAGCATATTCAGACGACCGACCGAATGCATCGTACTTCTTTGGCACTCGTATTGGTGCCGCATTCGTGGGTACCTTTTCGCCTCCTTCCCCGGTATTTTCCCCTGCTTCGTCATTTGCGTCCGGGTTCGGTTCTTCCGGAACAACAACCAACGCATCATCTGTCGGTGGTTCTAGCCCATCCAGCAGCAGCGTTTTACGCTTTCGCAATACCTTACTGATCACGATCAGCGCTCCACATAGCCGGGCTGCCGGAAAGTGGAACGCAACCTGCAGCAAACGCTTCACAAACGCCTGGGCACGCTGCGGAAAAGGATCGGTCTGTATCGCCCGATGGAGAATGTAGAAGAAAATGTTCGATATGCGTGGCCCAACGAACGCAAGTTGTGGATCTAGCAACTTCCGGTACAGCGCGTTGTAAAACCGGTTCTGCTCTCGGCCCTTTCGCTCGGTGATctccagcagcagcgacaAACTCTGGCAACCAATCGATATGTCAGCCAAATGTACCATGCGGTGAATAACATTCAGCAGCTTCGGATCCACCACCTCCGCCAGATCCACATTCCGCTTCACATTCTTGATCGCTTTCCGGAGACAGGTGAGAATGGATTGCATTGTGCGTGAATTGATCTCGCCCTTTTCGGTAAGAATTTTGAAGAATGCAAAGCATATGTTGATCATCTTTTGGCACGTTGCATAATCACCAAACGATGCGATCGACGCCAGATAGGACAGTGCAAAGTGTTGCGCCGAAAGGGCCAGATTGTTACGGAACAGCAGCTTTTCTACTTCGCACGTCACGATCAATGACATGAGTGTATGTTGACGGACAATCTGCTGCAGGTGGTACAGCACCTTTGAGGCAACCTTACGCGACGGATCGCCCAGTTTGTTCACCAGCGCTGTCAGCATTAAACGTTCCATTTCCGGTACGTTGGCCAACAGTTTTGCGGCGTAACCGATCGTCTTCAGTTTGCCGTCTTCCTGTCCCGAGTGCAGGATCGTGGTGATGTTGCTAACGAATGTGAAGTAATGCTCGCGCAACTGATCCTCAAAGTGCCAATGGGCGTAGATCGTATCCCGTTCGGATTTTTCCATGTCTCCCTGCTTTTGTAAATGCTTCCAGTCGGAACCACGCATCGGCATCGTGATCAGTTTGCGGTGCGACGGCATCAAAGACTTCAGCATCAACTCGGTCAACACCTCGACTACGTCCAGGTAGCCCTTGTTCGAGGTTTTCACCATGCCCACCAGTGTATCTAGCGCCTGCAGGTGGCAGAATGGATTCGTTTGCACGAGCAGCGCACCGGCATTGGCTCGATCGCGCAAAGTACCCTTTTCCAGAGCGCTAATTAACCATTTCCCATCCGATGGATCATTCTTCTTACGGTTACGGCATTCCGTTTCAAATGCCGTCCGACAAACACGCCTTAGTTCCGCTATCTCTGCATCCTTCATATCCTCCAGTTGGCCTATCTGATTGTACGCTTCGTAATGCTTGTACCATTGCTTGGCTAGCTGGTCATCGGTTTCATCGTCTTCACCGTCTGAATTCCCGGTCGCAGGCACATGTTTGCGCTTACCGGTCTCCTCGGTCGTGTAATCAATCGGTACCACACGTTGCTCACCATCGTCAtcgaatattatttttcccgGCCGAGTTTTCACATCACTGTTTGCTTGCACAGCTGAGTTTGGCTCTTCCGATTGCGGTTCAAAGTAGCGCTTTCTCTCgcctttctttttaaatttaccTCCACCGACCGACATCGTGCTGCTGGAGTATAGAAATTTGTAATCTGTTTACTTCGAGCGAAACATGTGCACGCAATCTGACGGCAAATGACAGTTTGAAACCGGGATGGTTGTCAAAATGCTGCGTGCCTAGTGACAGAATATCGGTGTGGAAGAAGTGGATAAACAAAACgtattgtaatttttttaatttactaaaATAAAGTTTGAGGACTCATTGTAAACATTGATTTGCATGCAATTCATCGAACAAAACTAATGtggatgtttttatttaaaactatAATTATTCAATAATTATCAATCAACCACTAGGTTTCTCAATGGCAGAAACGTCAgtgattatttgtttatcaacACAACTGAAGCAGACCGTGGTGCGCAGTGCAAGTAGTGCAATTCCGAGTTACCTTATTTGCCCGACGCTTTCGTGTAATTGGCGCAAATCGATACTAAAACCACAATCGCTAAAGTACGAAACAGAATGCCACCGAAACGAAAGTCCACAACCGATGAGGAAGatgatgaatatcgccgcaaGCGTGACCGAAATAATCAGGTAAAATGTGACGAAGATTTCATCATGCTGGCAAAACGTGCGATCGGTGAAGATGCTAATGCTGTTTTCAAATATGTCTGTACCAACCTCGACCAACAGGCAGTTAAACGCAGCCGGGTGAAATCTAAAATGAAGACGGAAGAAACCCAGCAGCGCGTGAACGATTTGCGGCTCAGGAACCAGGTGCTGGAGGATAAAATAGACAACCAAAAGAAGGAGCTGAAATTCCTGAAGGAGTTATTTCTCACACAAGCACAGGCAAAGGCAGAGAAGCTGGTCGGGATCAATATTAACGAGCTGCTCCAGGACGACGATAGCGATAATGATGACGACAATGGTGAATCTAGCAAGAAACGAGTCAAAGAACAGCCGAAAGGTGAAGGAAGTAAAAGCAGATCTAGGAGATAGAAGGTGGATCAATAATCTCCAGCGATCTAGTACCGATCATCGCAATAAGTGAAGGTTTTGTCAACGGTTAATCgagaatgaaataattttaaccCGCTTTATTGTTTCCGAGAACAATTCTGAAATAGGGATGGTACGTACCAGCGATGTCAGAATTAATGAGAtcatcaagttttattacaacGTATTTAGAAAAGAGTTTACTCTTAATGTAGAAGATTAATTTTGAGTCAATCAATCTGATAGAGTTGTTCTTATTAACATCACTAGTACGTACATATTTTAGCATAACCGTAAGTGTATCGTTAGGCGCGGTTCAATATAGTGTACGCCACAAACGTGCGTAGATCATGCCCAGGAGAAGTACGCCTAAAGATAGGCTCCAAAGCAGCGAGCGGGGTGCAAGAGGAGGTGGTTGTAAATAAGCGCCCTCAAGGATATTAGGCCGTGTAGCCTAATGGAGAAGGCGTCGGACTTCGAATCCGAAGATTGCAGGTTCGAGTCCTGTCACGGTCGCACTCGCATCTGTGTGagaaaataagttttttttcctttcatgctGCTTGACTACTTTTCGGACCGCATGAATGGAGAGCATTCATGTTCTCGCATTATTTCCTTACAAATGCAATTTTATTGTCTTTATACGTGTTAAATAAAACGTTATCTGCACgctgataaaaataaatcatggtTAAGGGGTTTCATCAAAAGGGAAATTGCCGTTCACACAATCCAACATCCGACTGCTGCGCTAATCCAGCATAATACACAGCTCTTATCGTTAACTTATCCAATTTTATCATCTTTTCTAGGGTTTGTGCAGCATTCGCACCCTTTGCATTAAAGTAGGTTCGATATTTCTTTCgtcaaataaaaaaccacTGCAATGGACCTGTCCGTTCAATAACGCACGAGGATATCTTCCAGCGGTTTTCGCTGGAGGTCCGGTACGGTACAATCATCCGCTGGATATCCTACGGGAAGTAACACCATCAGCTTCTCATTCGGTGGTCGTTCGAGCAGTGTGCGAAGCATCGGTCCACAGTTTAGTGGCGTGGTAACGAGCGAACTTAACCCGGCACACTGTAACGCACAGAGCAGCATCCCAGTCGAGATCGAGGTCGATATTTCGTTATAATAATGTTGCTTTTTGTCGGTGCCTGTGGGGCTATCTTTATACCCATATGTTTGTTTGAACACTAGCACGAGATGTGGTGCCTCCGTAAGGTACTCCTTGATGTGGTTCGTGCGGATTGGACGCAGATCGGTCACCCACTGTTTCGCCATTCGTTGGGTGTAGTTAACGAATTCTTCGGCTTCGATAATTTCCCGGATGTTTGCCTTGATCGATGGATCGGACACGAGACAGAATGTCCACGGTTCCGTATGGGCTCCGCTGGGGGCCGTACCAGCCACCTGGATACATCGTTCCACGATGGCAACATCGACCGGTTTAGAGCTGAACATCCGCACACTACGCCGATTGTTGGCAATGGCATAGAACCGATTGGCCGCTTCTAGTGGATCTGTCGCGAGAGTTACCGTTGCACCGCTGTATGGAATGTGTGGTTTTTCCTCCAGTGCCGGTAACGGGTCATATTCTGCATATTCCAGATCTGGGGGCAGGGATGTAATGCTTTGAATATGCGATAACTCAACCGTATGTTATCCCTCTTACCTCCAACGTACTCGATACCATCCAGTTTGTTGCCACTCTTCTCGGTTGCAGCTGGTTCCGTAATTCTCAGCTTCTTGTTGCGACCATATCGATGCTTGTCGTACAGTGAGATGGCTAGATAGAGACCCACTAGCACTGGGAAGATGTAGTTCCAATAGGTAACGAGCGCCGAACTGCTTATAAGCGAATCGACAAGATCCTCCAAGTAGGAAGCCATGACTACTATCAAACCGTTACTAAGGATGGTTGGGTCGTTTGATTCTTAGCAACGTAACCTAACGATCATCACCGAACGAAGCTTGTTGATGAACTGGAACCCGTTGCGGTCGCtcgcaaaacacaaaccccaTTATCATCAATACCACCAGCGCCCTAACCTCTAACTTACACGCAGGTTTCGCCTTCTCGTGCCATTTTCATCGTTATCTAGCTTTATCCCGTGCGCGCGcgctgtttcgtttcgttcattcCCCAATGCATTAATCGCAACCGACAGCAGGGGAAACCAGCAGTGTGCAAATgcaacacatgcacacgcatCCTGCCCTCCACCGAACGATCAATGGTGAGTGAAGGTTTGGGTGAATCGTTCCGTCTGTGGGACAAGGGCACGGGTCAGAGTTATGGTCATGTACGTCGCGTTTCGCGTTGAGCTTTTAATGATGCTTACACACTGACACAAAGttacgacgatgatgatgagggtGTGAACCGAACCGGCTGCGATAGGTTCTGCGTCCGATGTCGTAACCCGTAAGGTGGCATTAAATGGAGTTGTAACTGCAAGCAAATAATAGAGATCATGCCGATCTAACGATCGCGAATCTTAGCGGTTGGTAGCGTGCGGGAGGAGGAGGGCATATGTGACTTACCAATGTGGTATCAGTAAGCCCTTTTCTTCGTAGGTGAGCCGTTTAATGATAGTTTTTCACCAGAAACCATGTACCGGTGCGTGCTTTCAGTATGGAATTAGTTGTTGGGAAGACTGTCTTAAAACTTACTTTCTAAGCTATGTAACTTAACTGTCAAGCAGCAGCGTTAAGGAGTTGTTCTGTGTTAGGGGGGTGTTTTAAACTTCAGTTTCTAAGCATGAAGATATAACTGGATCCGAACGATTTTCATAATGCTTAATGTCCTGGTAAAAGAGAACGGTAGAAATATAACAATATTCTCGAGCACGAAACTCATCTTGATACATTACGTTACCTTTGAGGAACTGTGGTTCATAAACAATTGCTTCTCCTTTTATTGTTTGACTTCCGTTCGGATATCGTCATCTAGGAAAGTTGTGAAATAAGAGAGCTGAAATCAAATTGCTTTGAAATGACAAAGATCGAAAGAGTTACCTCTGGTGGCATTTCGTTCCTGGTCTCCAGTTTTTAGGCTCAGAAAACGAACTAAGTAGTCGCCGTTTTGGGTTGTAAACATATGTACCGATGCATTGTGGTGCCCTTTTTCGCTTACCATGCGACATTGCCATCCGCACAACATTAGGATGCTTCTTCACTTGTTACCATGTCGCTACTTCGAGTAATATCGACTATCAGCTGATCGCTTGTGATTGACTTGAGTGTTCTATGTGTTGTTGGTTTTCGCTGTGAATAGTTTCCGAGCTTGCTTTAACGTGACGAATTATCCAGGAAATGTTCCCATTCAATTGGATTTAATGATTACCGAATTGCGCACAATCAGGCGCAGGCAACTCATATTCGAATCAACACAGCGGTTGCGTTTCCTAGCAACGTTATGTATTctgaagaaagtaaaacccTGCTTCTACGaccaaaaaaatgaacaacgcATAATGTGCTATTTGAAAACCAATTACTCGAAATATAATGATCTCTGTGGAGACGTCGGCaagaatttaaaatgtttgcgcCTAATTGTAGGCAAAATGCAATCCACTGTGTATGAACAATAAGGTCATTTTTGGGATAGGAAATtttgttcaaaacaaacaagatcGAACTGGTTTTTTGGGTTCCCCGAATAGACAAGTTCTGCGAATCACGGCTGCATTGATCCTTTGCTTCATTTACCTTTCGCCACTCAAAGTGTCAAGACGTAAACTAGTGCACAGAACGAACAATGCTGTCTGCATGGCAAAGCTGGTTGGATAAACAACgtaaaaattgtaacaaatTCCGATGGAATAGTTGTGTGCAGCCGGCAAAAGCAGCATCGACCGAATCCGCCTTCACTGAGCAGACAAACTGGACACCCGGATCGCTCCATCAGAGGTAATCGAATCAGTGCCGGTACTACCGCGTTTGTTGCTCCCATGTGTATCGGAACCgtgttttaatatattttcgtTTATTTGCTGTGCAGTCTGCCCAGGTGTTTATTCGGCAATTTTAGATCGGAAAGGAACATAAACGATGAGCTGGAACAAtcgtttttaaaacttttcctGAAAGGTAGCGTATCGCAATGTGATGTGCTTTGTGCCCGGAAACTGGCTTATGTTTCTtagtttttgctattttccaGAACATGGCCTGTACAATAAACATCAGACGATACAGCAGCGGCGGCGTTTGAAATATCTTCTGGAATTGGAGCGACGTACCACACTTCTACTTGGAGAGGAGCCTATTGATGGGTCGATCATGCAAAGTGACACCGGTCCTCGGACATGTTTGATCGAGCTTCATTCAATGCCATTCCACGAACTCCATGCGGATTCCAAACTACTCAATCCCAGTCCCGTTCAATCACCAAAGCTACGGCGCGGTTGTTCACTATCGGCACTCGCATCGGCAACCGATCCGAACGGAAACAGCAGCTCTGATGAGGTAACCGTTTCACTGTCATCGATCACACAGGAAGTAAAGGATACAGCCAACCCCAAATGCCTCAAAACAGTTTCATGGGAAACTTCCTCATCGAGCGTCACTAAGACGCTTCTGGAAACAGCTGTTTAGAGTGCTTACCGTAAGTTATCGGTTtgataaaagaataaaagttGATTATCGTTTCAACATGTAAATAAAAGGACATCCCAGCGTGCATGATTTGTCTATGATAGACGTACATGTATTCTGctctttatttattgaaattgtaGCAAACGATCATTCATTACCATATAATCAACGAAAAGAGAGCCATTTGGCCTTTTTCTTCCAGTACATTCCCAAAATATTATctaaaacgcaacaaaattgattgaattagAAATCAATAGAGATGGTGCAcgccttttctttttgccgtGTACTAAAATCTTCGCTGCGAGCTGTACTAAACAGGCTGTCAAAATTCGTAATTGTACTAACAGTTCCAAATCGGCGGACATTCCTTGCACAAAACAACGACCGGGTGTTTGTTGAACAGAAAAGTGAATAAACAGCTAAAATGTGTTTAACTACAATGGGTAAATGTTGCTCAAACTGCCTGCCTAAGTGTTTCCCATGCTGCGGGAAGAAACGAAGcgataaaaatggaacacaacCGCAAGAAACTGTACCGGAGTCGATGAATTCCACCAGCGCACCCATTTCTGATAAAAATGGCGACATGACATATgcggtaggttgtggatggttCCACcgaagatttttgtttttgttgaatgtaaAATTTGCGTTTGGTGtaaattgtgtttcttttttaaaggaATTCGTCACTGAACAGAGcgagaagaaacgaaaatcagTTACAGCCAAGAAGAATATTGGATCGTCTGCTCGTTGGCTAGAAAGGATAATGTGTTGCGAATTGTttaaaaagcagcagcaaccagaGCCTTCGTTTTGGATAGAACCACCACCGGGCTTTCCGGAACGTTGGTATGATCATATTTAGAGGACGTAACTTGGAGAACTATATTCCTCACTGAACAACCAAACTCCTATTATTAGCCTCAAAGTAACAATTAGATACGATGGTCAGATTGGAGGATTTGTTGCTGCGAATAACCAGAAGCATTGCGAATATGCACAGTATGAATAATGCTCTAAAGCATAAGTTGGGTAAATTATTATGGGATTTATTTGGAAAAGCTATCGTCTTATTCGTAAAGTATATCCTACGATCAAATTTAAACCAAAAGCTTATTCGTAAGATACAAGATATCAATAAAAGTTTAACAAATGAAGATTGTGCTTTACAGTAGGTGTGAGGCGAAGTAAATAGATACACAAATGGCTTAATTTTGATTTGGTTGCGATCCATTCGTCCAGTGATCCATTTGGACTGTTCCATGTGACCCGTACTTGCAGTATGTGCTTGTTTCAACAGCAGGTGTCTTTGAGGTAGTATTGCATATGAAGTATACAGCAAATGACCTCAAGCATGTAATTCGGATGTAAACTTTCCTATGATCTCTCTGCCATTCactccccccctcctcctctCCCcaccatttttcaatttttccatacaaaacaACTGTActacagatttttttttgcaacttcGGGGTTTCCCTCGGCTTTACTACAGCAGTGTGAACAATTTTCTTGATTTATTACGCATTTTCATTGTCATTTGTTCCTTTTCATACACTTTACACACCACTTACtattaaaaaagaagaaatactCGACACAACCGAGAAACACCGTAATACGATCGAACAGGAATTATAGAATTCATTTTGAATGAATCACAGTACCGGCTACTGTCTTTCCCATGGTTGAGAACGTGATGCCCTTGCCCACATTTCGCTTGTATTGCCTTTCACTGCTTTAgcgtaaaaaaataactagcaaataaatgttttcttctttttataaacatagatAAAAAAGCTGTGCTTCTTTCACAcaaaatacactcacacgcgtACATGTTATCAAGCGCTGCTTGGCTGTGACtcaaacaaatagaaaacgaTGGAGCAAAAATCGCATCGCTATATTTTATACTTTACGTGCAAGAGATGATATGTTATGCTCCTTTCCTCTTTTGTCTTTCGTAATTTTACTATACCATTTTAATTCAGATACTGTTTGTTAATGTCTCCGCGAAAAATAAAGCGGAGACTCACCCTCCTAAGGGTCTTCGCTTACAAATTGCAATTATTGCTCTTATGGTTAAGTAATAAACAAGGCTCCGTGTGCAAAGCACAGTCTCGCACCGGACCCCCCAAACTCTAAACATTAACACAAACGGACGGTTGTTAGGAGAGATTTAAAACTGACCGGAATGCTGTGACTGCACCGGGTGGAATATGAATAATAACAATGCGATATACTAAACTACAATGCTACTAATTTAACGAGAATCTTCTCCCTCGGGACGGAATACATTTCAATGCGGAATGCGGACGTGCGCTTAATGAACTTATCTGCTACATTTACTACACGCTACTAACAACCTTGGAAGACCACAATCATTGCTTATCCACGCACGCCTCTCGAAATATGTTTCTATGAAGACTTTAAAAACGTAAATTTAACAGCTAGTGATTAAAACAAATGGCGTAACCCGTCCAAAAAGGCTACGTGTGAGAGTGTGTCCAGCTGTGTACCGTATTGTAATACGATCTTGTATTAGAATAACATGTTTGCCCTTCATTTGTTGCTAATAAACAATACAGCATTCGACTATTTCCTCCCGTAGTGGCCCTTAAAGAATTCTAAAAGTGGCAAAAACGGGAACTAATACTTGCTTGGCAAAATGGACGAACGAATAGACGTGCGTTTAAGTGGCATGTTGTCGCTAGTAAGTAGTAAGGCAACCTGTATTACTTGGTCCTGGTGAAAAGAGAATTGCCCTTAGCAGTAAGAAACCGTACAAACTTACACCAAAGCactttttgtgcattttgaCTGTCGACACTTATGTTCTACTAACTAGCAGCTCGCTAAAACGCTTCTAGCCGATTCGGGTCGTGTACGCGGGTGTATACGCCAATGGTTCCGCCTTCGCGTGCTATACTTATTCAATTGATTATCTCTAGTATGGATTGTTACGCCTGTGGGTCAGGCGTCCGTTGTATGCCAGGCTGTGGCATAAAGTTTGCCCATAAATACTATATTTACAATCAGTACGGTTTGTTTCACTTTGCTTCTAGCTTGGACGTGCTGGATTACAATTGGACGGAATGCTTGAGAGTGTTGCGAGCGACAGAAATCTATCCTACATTTAGTAACCCTCGATTAAATCCTTCTTCTATGATTTTGCTCTTGATTTTACTATTCACTAAACATCTGTGCTGTGCGTTTGGATACGCACCTTCTTAACGCTACCGTTCCGCTGCATTCGCGGCGATTGATTGCCGCCGGAGTAGCCGGGATTGCGGATACCCAACCCGTCCGTTGTCGTGTTGGGTGGGCGGGGTTTCTTGAGGCTCGATCGTAACGGTGTTCTCGTTACCGATCCGGACCCGATCGTCGAACCGTTCGAGACGGTTGTGACGGTCGTGTTGACCGATTGCATACTACCGTTCATGCCGGAAGAATATGGCCGCCCGGATGAATCTGTTACTGCAATGCCTAAGATAGAAAGAAGTAGCAAATACGTAAGTCGCGATCGGTGTGGTTCAGCATGTATCTACCACCTACCATTGGGATTGTGTGACGTGTCTCGAAATCCGGGATTATTGTAGGTAGAACCGGTACGAGCACCTCCTCGTCCGTTGGACGTCGCGTTCGAAAGCATCGTTGGGTCACCGTCGGGTCGCTTCGTAAGGATACGATCGTACGCGGCCAAAGCGAGCAGCGCTAGGGACAGTGCCGTCACGAGAACTTGCAGATAGAAGGAGATCCCCCGGGTGATTTGATAGCCACGGGCATAATCATCGGTTTGCAGCGCAAACAGAATTGCAGCCGCTATGGATAGACCGGCGGCTAGTACGGTTGCGACTAGCTTCACCATTACCAGTGCTTTGTAGCTCATACAGACACGATCGCGAGACGATATCATCGCAATCTGGATGATGCTCAGGACGCAGAAGATCCCGAACAGTGCGCATCCACCGACCGCCAACAGTCCACTCACGAACACGACGGCTGAAATGagatcaaatcaaacaatgtcgaatgttaataataaaactaataaattacAACTCTGAAAAGCATTAATCGTTGGTATcaagttattaaaaattaagtaCTTTAGCTAGAATGCAATACGAATTAACGCATGATGAACAAACATAAACTCTAGCAGAATTCTTATTTGCTTTTCGCCACAGTAACGGGCGAATCGTGTGAGGAATTGAATTCTTCTTTCAATGATGCCCCGCTTCACTGATTATCAATAGAACgccgttttgttgtgttgtagtAGTACACAAATCAGAGTTCAGACTCAATAAGCTCCCGGTCATGCATCAATTCTACTGGTGGCGCAAACGAAACATCACAACCACCTTTAAAGATCATCATTATTTGTAGGTCTCGCTTTGTCTGATAAGACCGTCCCGGTCAGTTTTGCTTTCTGTAGCGTACCGTCGGTTAGTTAGTGCTTATAGTTTGTAGGAGGAAGAATCAGATTTGTTGAGACGATCAGTTGAAGATCATCATGTTGTTACCGATGGGACAACTATTCCTTTTGCTAGGATTAGTGCTTCAGTTTACCAACGGTCTGTTTATTAATCCGTACGAAAAAATATGGCCTCGTGGTCAGTTTTTGTCCTCCCCGACGAAAGGGAACAATGGAAAGCCTCTACTGCTGACACCCTACATCGAAAGCGGAAACATATCGGAAGGTCAAAGTGCGGCCCGAGTCCAACACAGCCGTATTCAAGGGATTGAGTCGTACGCAGGATTTCTCACGGTAGACAAACGCTTCAACTCAAACCTCTACTTCTGGTACTTTCCGGCGAAAGCGAATCGCACAACGGCGCCGCTCATTCTCTGGCTACAGGGTGGCCCCGGCGCATCATCTCTGTTCGGACTGTTCGAAGAGAATGGTCCGTTACGTATCACGAGCGATCTGGTGGCAGTAGAACGGGAGCACTCCTGGTACGAGAACCATCATATGCTGTACATTGATAATCCGGTAGGGACGGGATTTAGCTTCACCGACAGTGAAACGGGCTATGCACGCAACCAGGTGCAGATAGGCGAGGAGCTTTACTCAGCTGTGGTGCAGTTCTTGCGACTCTTTCCGCAGCTACAATCACTTCCATTCTACATTACGGGAgaatcgtatgcgggaaagTATGTGCCTACGCTAGGTCATACGATTCACCAGAAGAATATCAACCCAACATCACTCTTTGTTAATCTGGCGGGTATGGCAATTGGTAACGGGTACAGTGATCCCGTGAATCAACTAAACTACGGCGAATATCTGTACCAGCTCGGATTGATTGATAGCAATGCGCTGGAACGTTTCGAACAGGAT
This Anopheles marshallii chromosome 3, idAnoMarsDA_429_01, whole genome shotgun sequence DNA region includes the following protein-coding sequences:
- the LOC128714116 gene encoding iodotyrosine deiodinase; protein product: MASYLEDLVDSLISSSALVTYWNYIFPVLVGLYLAISLYDKHRYGRNKKLRITEPAATEKSGNKLDGIEYVGDLEYAEYDPLPALEEKPHIPYSGATVTLATDPLEAANRFYAIANNRRSVRMFSSKPVDVAIVERCIQVAGTAPSGAHTEPWTFCLVSDPSIKANIREIIEAEEFVNYTQRMAKQWVTDLRPIRTNHIKEYLTEAPHLVLVFKQTYGYKDSPTGTDKKQHYYNEISTSISTGMLLCALQCAGLSSLVTTPLNCGPMLRTLLERPPNEKLMVLLPVGYPADDCTVPDLQRKPLEDILVRY
- the LOC128714296 gene encoding CCAAT/enhancer-binding protein gamma, which produces MPPKRKSTTDEEDDEYRRKRDRNNQAVKRSRVKSKMKTEETQQRVNDLRLRNQVLEDKIDNQKKELKFLKELFLTQAQAKAEKLVGININELLQDDDSDNDDDNGESSKKRVKEQPKGEGSKSRSRR
- the LOC128714970 gene encoding uncharacterized protein LOC128714970 yields the protein MLSAWQSWLDKQRKNCNKFRWNSCVQPAKAASTESAFTEQTNWTPGSLHQSLPRCLFGNFRSERNINDELEQSFLKLFLKEHGLYNKHQTIQQRRRLKYLLELERRTTLLLGEEPIDGSIMQSDTGPRTCLIELHSMPFHELHADSKLLNPSPVQSPKLRRGCSLSALASATDPNGNSSSDEVTVSLSSITQEVKDTANPKCLKTVSWETSSSSVTKTLLETAV
- the LOC128711860 gene encoding uncharacterized protein LOC128711860; the encoded protein is MPAIKPNIYAVIVTSVGFLCLVISATAVGVPVWAYYEGRGIEDRGYFGPWQKCQVLSYRERCGDIGRFKPDAVVFVSGLLAVGGCALFGIFCVLSIIQIAMISSRDRVCMSYKALVMVKLVATVLAAGLSIAAAILFALQTDDYARGYQITRGISFYLQVLVTALSLALLALAAYDRILTKRPDGDPTMLSNATSNGRGGARTGSTYNNPGFRDTSHNPNGIAVTDSSGRPYSSGMNGSMQSVNTTVTTVSNGSTIGSGSVTRTPLRSSLKKPRPPNTTTDGLGIRNPGYSGGNQSPRMQRNGSVKKVRIQTHSTDV
- the LOC128713147 gene encoding CCAAT/enhancer-binding protein zeta, whose product is MSVGGGKFKKKGERKRYFEPQSEEPNSAVQANSDVKTRPGKIIFDDDGEQRVVPIDYTTEETGKRKHVPATGNSDGEDDETDDQLAKQWYKHYEAYNQIGQLEDMKDAEIAELRRVCRTAFETECRNRKKNDPSDGKWLISALEKGTLRDRANAGALLVQTNPFCHLQALDTLVGMVKTSNKGYLDVVEVLTELMLKSLMPSHRKLITMPMRGSDWKHLQKQGDMEKSERDTIYAHWHFEDQLREHYFTFVSNITTILHSGQEDGKLKTIGYAAKLLANVPEMERLMLTALVNKLGDPSRKVASKVLYHLQQIVRQHTLMSLIVTCEVEKLLFRNNLALSAQHFALSYLASIASFGDYATCQKMINICFAFFKILTEKGEINSRTMQSILTCLRKAIKNVKRNVDLAEVVDPKLLNVIHRMVHLADISIGCQSLSLLLEITERKGREQNRFYNALYRKLLDPQLAFVGPRISNIFFYILHRAIQTDPFPQRAQAFVKRLLQVAFHFPAARLCGALIVISKVLRKRKTLLLDGLEPPTDDALVVVPEEPNPDANDEAGENTGEGGEKVPTNAAPIRVPKKYDAFGRSSEYAGAQYTLKYELVRYLSYFHPTVQKFAQSILTNSALTYYGDPLVDFSLGRFLDRFAFKNPKKPRTEKDENGEERLRPRILGVAQRKSDYAPTGFRALPVNSLTKDQCAEDDEYIFKFLEQKRFRIQRAKERNQAKGKTAEDDIDSDVDSLNDDEFDAYLDTLGVPGASHDADVDGETDVDFMQELEQEMTKERKAKKGRRGEEDDEEDDMDGLDDWDDVDDEAEDSNQEDASDDDRPRAGRIRRDPIDEDGEFSDGGSISLDEDDDFDGDKMMDDASDGDGSDEEEEEEPVPKKRKKLSSKTGGGLVSEREFARKLKTADMSSLFAAADDFSQLLESNVESAMDDKRGGKKKGGGSINKAAKKQLFDSHGTEAEVFNQDESSVKQLAWEATRFSDRNSKKMGRGGKHFGGRGGGAGRSHFQKRGGGSRGRGRGKLFRGRGRPTGRT